A genome region from Labilibaculum antarcticum includes the following:
- a CDS encoding DUF4783 domain-containing protein codes for MRFIKYIFAGMFFLLVCSSSAISQNQDDLPRELITAFKQGNSISLSNFFGERIQLTIQDKEAIYSKSQATQIMAKFFREFPPTGFSKKHVGGKPDARYVIGSLTTTKGSFRVNLYLKNDTGKFVVHQLRIEKN; via the coding sequence ATGAGATTTATAAAATACATATTTGCAGGAATGTTCTTTCTTTTAGTTTGTTCCTCATCGGCAATTTCTCAAAATCAAGACGATTTACCCCGAGAACTAATAACTGCGTTTAAACAAGGCAATAGTATCAGCTTGTCGAATTTCTTTGGAGAGCGAATTCAATTAACGATCCAAGATAAAGAGGCTATATACAGCAAATCGCAAGCAACGCAAATTATGGCAAAATTCTTTAGGGAATTTCCTCCAACAGGATTCTCCAAGAAACATGTTGGTGGCAAACCCGATGCTCGCTATGTAATTGGTAGTTTAACTACAACAAAGGGAAGCTTTCGAGTCAATCTATATCTGAAAAACGACACCGGGAAATTTGTCGTACATCAACTACGAATCGAAAAAAACTAA
- the rlmH gene encoding 23S rRNA (pseudouridine(1915)-N(3))-methyltransferase RlmH, translating to MKIVLLVIGKTDKDFVRNGIDEYQKRLVHYLPFEINIIPDIKNTKNLSENQQKQKEGDLILEKIKSGDTLILLDEGGKEFSSVGFSQFIEQKMIGGTKNLVFVIGGPYGFSDEVYLKAQGKLSLSKMTFSHQMIRMIFTEQLYRAMTIIKGEPYHHV from the coding sequence ATGAAAATTGTTCTCTTAGTTATTGGGAAAACGGATAAGGATTTTGTGAGAAATGGGATTGATGAATATCAAAAGCGCTTGGTTCATTATCTTCCTTTCGAAATAAATATTATTCCTGATATTAAAAATACCAAGAACTTATCTGAAAATCAACAGAAGCAAAAAGAAGGAGACTTAATTCTAGAAAAGATTAAATCGGGAGATACACTAATATTGCTCGATGAGGGTGGTAAAGAGTTTTCATCTGTTGGCTTTTCTCAATTTATTGAGCAGAAAATGATTGGAGGAACTAAAAATTTAGTGTTCGTAATTGGCGGCCCTTACGGTTTTTCTGATGAGGTGTATCTAAAAGCGCAAGGAAAGCTTTCCTTATCTAAAATGACTTTTTCACATCAGATGATTCGGATGATTTTTACAGAGCAGTTATATAGAGCCATGACCATTATTAAAGGTGAGCCTTATCATCACGTTTGA